The proteins below are encoded in one region of Lactuca sativa cultivar Salinas chromosome 3, Lsat_Salinas_v11, whole genome shotgun sequence:
- the LOC111891363 gene encoding B3 domain-containing protein REM5: MDTDRSSEPKQGSPSFFKVVRYPSSPHLSLPIAFVRRYLHKIPKNTILKTATGEHSWRLKIKQIGEDYCFAHGWEKLAQDVQLATRDILVFWLVDSFTFQVSFFDEHGCEKDLPLTHTSEDDEDDGQHHDDDDVAPYEDLYFQKVICERNHKYYMGLPKKFVDSAGLENKSSIKMKDKEGKEWKIGLKVEIYSNIRVYLASGWPHFRQYHDLCNGDMCLFKYIKKENVLILVEMIKSKRPIKRQSPDVKGLNRKIGRPPVEKLDGGGGVKVKVEYESGPEAEVVKRKRGRSPGERQLGGGVEVKIEDGLWPEVGVLKKKRGAPPLGEPCGGGGGGGGVKVKIEDESCPAEVEVVMRNKGGPPPLHVKARAGGEVKAHAGDGEVKPEPEMESLFRCKQVIYF; this comes from the exons ATGGATACTGATAGAAGTAGTGAGCCAAAACAGGGTTCTCCTTCCTTCTTCAAGGTCGTTCGTTACCCTTCTTCCCCACATCTG TCATTACCAATTGCTTTTGTGAGGAGGTATTTACATAAGATCCCTAAAAACACAATACTCAAGACTGCAACAGGGGAGCACTCATGGAGGTTGAAGATTAAACAGATCGGTGAAGATTACTGTTTTGCCCATGGATGGGAGAAACTGGCCCAGGATGTCCAGTTGGCTACCAGGGACATTCTTGTCTTCTGGCTAGTTGATTCCTTCACCTTCCAGGTTTCGTTCTTTGATGAACATGGGTGTGAAAAAGATCTGCCATTAACGCACACCA gtgaagatgatgaagatgatggccaacatcatgatgatgatgatgttgcgCCATATGAGGATCTTTACTTTCAAAAGGTCATTTGTGAGAGAAACCACAAATATTATATG GGGTTGCCGAAGAAATTTGTGGATTCTGCGGGTTTGGAAAATAAATCGAGCATAAAGATGAAGGATAAAGAAGGAAAAGAATGGAAAATTGGGTTAAAAGTTGAAATATACTCGAATATAAGAGTCTATTTAGCATCGGGGTGGCCGCATTTCCGACAATATCACGACCTATGCAACGGCGATATGTGTTTATTCAAGTACATCAAGAAAGAAAACGTCTTGATTCTAGTGGAGATGATCAAGAGTAAAAGACCAATAAAACGACAATCTCCCGATGTCAAGGGGTTGAACAGGAAGATCGGAAGACCGCCGGTTGAGAAActagatggtggtggtggtgtaaaGGTTAAAGTTGAATATGAATCAGGTCCGGAGGCGGAGGTGGTGAAGAGAAAGAGGGGAAGGTCGCCGGGTGAGAGACAGTTAGGTGGTGGTGTGGAGGTTAAGATTGAAGATGGGTTGTGGCCAGAGGTGGGAGTTTTGAAGAAAAAGAGGGGGGCGCCACCACTTGGAGAaccttgtggtggtggtggtggcggcggtggAGTTAAGGTTAAGATTGAAGATGAATCATGTCCGGCAGAGGTGGAAGTGGTGATGAGAAACAAGGGAGGGCCGCCGCCGCTGCATGTGAAAGCTCGCGCTGGTGGTGAGGTGAAAGCTCACGCTGGTGATGGTGAGGTGAAACCTGAGCCAGAGATGGAGAGTTTGTTTAGATGCAAGCAAGTTATTTACTTTTAA